One stretch of Bacteroidales bacterium DNA includes these proteins:
- a CDS encoding DMT family transporter, which yields MKRGLVYFLVVLSMILWGITFVWTKDTLNVYNPITIITIRLLISSLLLFAYMKISGKWEKIMKSDVKYFLALAFFSPFLYFIGETYGIKNASSTISSVMIATIPIFAAISSVIVYKEQLSKLNFLGMTISFIGLLLVIINSDYNIALSLKGFLWLMLAVSSSVFYALILRKISTKYNPISLVAYQNFIGFIYFLPLFFIFDYSSFITIIPSLRICLNILQLAVFGSSLAFIFYTIGNRELGVGKTSFFANLIPIFTAIAAYFVIDEKITVINIIGIFIVVLGLTISQIKGRVGRL from the coding sequence ATGAAACGCGGACTCGTTTATTTCCTTGTTGTTTTATCAATGATACTTTGGGGTATAACTTTTGTTTGGACAAAAGATACACTAAACGTTTACAATCCGATTACAATTATTACAATCCGTTTGTTGATTTCATCATTATTACTTTTTGCCTACATGAAAATATCCGGCAAATGGGAAAAAATAATGAAGTCGGACGTAAAATATTTCTTAGCCTTAGCTTTTTTTAGTCCCTTCTTATATTTCATCGGAGAAACTTACGGCATCAAAAATGCTTCATCCACGATATCTTCAGTAATGATTGCAACAATTCCAATCTTTGCTGCAATATCATCGGTGATTGTTTATAAAGAGCAACTTTCTAAATTGAATTTTTTGGGGATGACGATTTCTTTTATTGGGCTGTTATTAGTAATTATAAATTCTGATTATAATATTGCTTTATCGTTAAAAGGATTTTTATGGTTGATGTTAGCAGTTTCTTCATCTGTATTCTATGCTTTGATACTCAGAAAAATATCAACAAAATATAATCCTATTTCGTTAGTAGCATATCAAAACTTTATAGGATTTATATACTTTCTGCCCCTATTCTTTATTTTTGATTATTCTTCATTTATTACAATTATTCCTTCATTAAGAATTTGTTTAAATATTTTACAATTAGCGGTTTTCGGATCTTCTTTAGCCTTTATCTTTTATACTATCGGAAACAGAGAATTAGGTGTTGGTAAGACTTCTTTCTTCGCAAATCTTATTCCTATTTTTACTGCTATTGCTGCGTATTTTGTGATAGATGAGAAAATAACAGTTATTAATATAATAGGTATATTTATTGTTGTGTTGGGATTAACAATATCACAGATTAAGGGGAGAGTTGGAAGATTGTAA
- a CDS encoding T9SS type A sorting domain-containing protein, whose protein sequence is MRKLFTMCLAILIAFVSLAQNKQLRLDPSQYDIPVKVDAGINNHPNINMPYNVTQSTKTVALAPQETEVGYTYYDLQSNSTLGNRFYRYADGSIGATWTGGMEATAFPDRGSFYNFWTELNDGSWGWEINPNDVGRIENERAGWPSYAPYGNNGELIVSHNGAGYNLYKRDQAGTGEWDKFSEYVSTKSTWPRVCVNNDVIHVLHYEELTDHGDIYYSRSADNGQTWSPHVETPHLIGSDYYHYLAFSSDRYIWAEPNNGVIAFGIFSNKSDIIIMKSENNGDTWEKIIPWEHPIPFFDYNTQIFDDTICAPTGAASIMIDDDGKCHIAFVVCRYIYTETGGSYTYWPASTCALYWNEDMPNFTDVNNQYDVLYVDRHTEYMDDGRCILAYGFDFDGDGSWYGTNGNEGITYYRTQGVINNISMAQVSLDRLVFAVCATDESVILTPAPYMAKRIYLCSYNFDEIYEEWRFDSSWVTDPDMVSFDLWSETVVEIDNAGWYGMIKGFVHNFDECVYPQILAQKVPAGELGGNFYVFYSIDQTPGEAIIEHARNPQYGIYTENTIVMWAEAMDFSGAKFPEIKPDGVDKYRSENKNLKVYPNPATNMVNISVEETVNCIIYNMAGQAVVKQVLSAGSNTVNISNLKTGVYFISAGNNNAKLIVE, encoded by the coding sequence ATGAGAAAATTATTTACTATGTGTTTGGCAATTTTAATTGCCTTTGTAAGTTTGGCACAGAACAAACAATTAAGATTAGATCCAAGTCAATATGACATTCCTGTAAAAGTTGATGCTGGCATTAATAATCATCCTAACATCAATATGCCTTATAATGTAACGCAATCAACCAAAACCGTTGCTTTAGCCCCACAAGAGACAGAAGTTGGTTATACATATTACGATCTGCAATCCAACTCAACATTAGGAAACAGATTTTACCGATATGCTGACGGTAGTATCGGTGCCACGTGGACCGGCGGAATGGAAGCAACCGCTTTTCCTGACAGAGGTTCTTTTTATAATTTTTGGACAGAACTAAATGATGGTAGTTGGGGATGGGAAATTAATCCTAACGATGTTGGTAGAATTGAAAATGAACGTGCAGGCTGGCCGAGTTATGCTCCTTATGGTAATAACGGAGAACTTATTGTATCTCATAATGGTGCCGGTTATAACTTATATAAACGAGATCAAGCCGGTACCGGTGAATGGGACAAATTTTCTGAATATGTTTCCACAAAATCGACTTGGCCCCGCGTTTGTGTTAATAATGATGTTATACATGTTCTTCATTATGAAGAATTAACCGATCATGGTGATATATATTATTCTAGATCTGCCGATAATGGACAAACTTGGTCTCCCCATGTTGAGACTCCTCACCTCATCGGCTCCGATTATTACCATTATCTGGCTTTTTCTTCCGATAGATACATTTGGGCTGAACCAAATAATGGAGTTATTGCATTCGGTATATTTTCCAATAAAAGCGATATAATAATCATGAAATCTGAAAATAATGGTGATACATGGGAAAAAATCATTCCATGGGAACATCCTATACCATTCTTCGATTACAATACTCAAATATTTGATGATACAATATGTGCCCCTACTGGTGCAGCCAGTATAATGATTGATGATGACGGTAAGTGTCATATCGCATTTGTAGTATGTAGATATATCTACACAGAAACAGGCGGCTCATATACTTATTGGCCTGCCAGCACTTGTGCTCTATACTGGAATGAAGATATGCCCAATTTTACCGATGTAAATAATCAATATGATGTTCTTTATGTTGACAGACACACTGAATACATGGATGACGGCAGGTGTATATTAGCATACGGTTTTGATTTTGATGGTGACGGCTCATGGTACGGAACAAATGGCAACGAAGGAATAACTTATTATCGTACTCAAGGTGTAATCAATAATATTAGCATGGCACAGGTAAGTTTAGACAGACTTGTTTTTGCTGTTTGCGCAACGGATGAATCTGTTATATTAACTCCGGCTCCGTATATGGCAAAAAGAATTTATTTATGTTCATATAATTTCGACGAGATTTATGAAGAATGGAGATTCGACTCTAGTTGGGTAACTGATCCCGATATGGTTAGTTTTGATTTATGGTCGGAAACAGTTGTTGAAATTGATAATGCCGGATGGTACGGAATGATTAAAGGATTTGTACACAATTTTGATGAATGTGTATATCCACAAATTTTAGCTCAAAAAGTACCTGCAGGTGAATTAGGAGGAAATTTCTATGTTTTTTATAGTATTGACCAAACTCCAGGCGAAGCTATTATAGAACATGCAAGAAATCCTCAATACGGTATTTATACTGAAAATACTATTGTCATGTGGGCCGAAGCTATGGATTTTAGTGGCGCAAAATTTCCGGAAATAAAACCCGATGGCGTCGATAAATATAGATCAGAAAATAAAAATCTTAAAGTTTATCCGAATCCAGCTACTAACATGGTTAATATTTCGGTTGAAGAAACTGTCAATTGTATTATCTACAATATGGCAGGACAAGCTGTTGTTAAACAAGTTTTAAGTGCAGGAAGTAATACTGTTAATATAAGTAATTTAAAAACAGGCGTATATTTTATATCCGCAGGAAATAATAATGCAAAACTGATTGTAGAGTAA